In the genome of Luteitalea pratensis, the window CGCCGCGACCACAGCATCTGGTCGAGCGAGAGATCGAAGATGCGTGCCGAGGCTCGCCACAGCGACAGGCTCGCCGCGCCGCGGCTCGCTGGCGTTCCGGGTATCGGGTCACGGGTGACGGGTACCGACTTCCCCGCCACGTCCGAACCGGGCGTGACCTCGGCTGTGACGTTCATCTGCGCGCTCCCAGTCTCGGGCATGGTATTGGCTCACGGCAGGGGGCATGAGCCCCCTCAACGATTTCCATGAACTCGAGGCGTGGCAGCGAGCCATGGATCTTGCCGTCCTCGTCCTCGGTGCGACTCCACAGCTTCCGGCGGCGGAACGTTTCGGGCTTGGCGCTCAGATGCGCGCTGCGGCGGTGTCGATCCCGAGCAACATCGCCGAGGGCTATGGCAGAGGCACAAGACCGGACTACCTGCGCTTCCTTCACATGGCACGCGGCTCGGCCAACGAAC includes:
- a CDS encoding four helix bundle protein, whose product is MSPLNDFHELEAWQRAMDLAVLVLGATPQLPAAERFGLGAQMRAAAVSIPSNIAEGYGRGTRPDYLRFLHMARGSANELTTLLLLVERLGYLTPISLEPMLELLERVRAMMHKLIATLAR